One window of Centropristis striata isolate RG_2023a ecotype Rhode Island chromosome 21, C.striata_1.0, whole genome shotgun sequence genomic DNA carries:
- the kat6b gene encoding histone acetyltransferase KAT6B isoform X2, whose protein sequence is MVKLANPLYTEWILEAIQKIKRQKQRPSEERICHAVATSRGLDKKTVLEQLELSVHDGSILKVTNKGSASYKDPGNPGRVGSIPPANVSVPSKESIWNSSDLRHIDWNKILKRAIEGLDDTHGSSLKNIERYLRNQDDLSNIVDNPAFRQRLRLAAKRSVNNGRLLKNGPRYKLSHGSAEGRGSRCPSASPLVLSSVTLLPHERDQLRVDPIPICSFCLGTKESNRDKRPEELLSCADCGSSGHPSCLKFSPELTSNVKRLRWQCIECKTCSSCRIQGKNADEMLFCDSCDRGFHMECCDPPLSRMPKGTWICQVCRPKENGKKLLHKKADQIKRRYAKPIGRPRNKLKQRMSVTSGDGSMVALGGRGSPGHNGELRVKQEAQADFAAMSRDHVTEEDIETFTHVQELSVQRTGSLMNTDSMRCPALIEFGKYEIQTWYSSPYPPEYSRLQKLYLCEFCLKYMRSKNILQRHTKKCGWFHPPANEIYRKDDLSVFEVDGNVSKLFCQNLCLLAKLFLDHKTLYYDVEPFLFYILTKNDEKGCHLVGYFSKEKLCQQKYNVSCIMIMPQYQRQGFGRFLIDFSYLLTRQEGQAGSPEKPLSDLGRLSYLAYWKSVILEYLYKHPDKHISVKGISRATGMCPHDIAATLQQLGMIDRQDGRIVLIRRERLIQRHMESLRASPRRNEVDPDALRWTPSTTVNAVLSEEEREAEMDAERLKEQASCWEKEEREGYMMTHGSRQPLTKVHCKVPFRTYERRPALSWTRRIQQSQEVSDDEADDDDDDEDSDGSPPILTKAHAMLAAKRKRTIVLKKRGRKRKRINSSVTTETISETTEVLNEPFDNSEDERPMPLLERTCRVGEMEEEEEEEDEEEEEQEDKTPITPMKRRRGRPRLEKNAQKDNLEHWNEGADILSKRPSRPRPVKRKKGWPKGVKRGPPKWRLKNERKMGFKLNLYTPPETPMEAEQHHIHTEEAKEEPDQDIVSADEGSKAGRGSASPDATLERLLSEPPSPVDHGSQKSSSPEGSPAASPVCSPAASPAASPAAMSPRPEDRDDSPEPPEDNQQEGEHGQDSPAKDVEHSSAVGVESLENDNAEDDEEDEQRTQIEDQDADDEDDSHSKKAEPENSKAEPEQSSKEVPECTPPFLDPKEDNDSELSQQVSTVTCSEEEPATAAESIQEAVTETTVATPQPEAVAVASVAAVDSDNPADSESEEESTSSPCPDNPPPQPAERPTLSPVLREDPPVCTEIDSETAQAVQSLTQETERENVFQDCVESQEPCRTLQTYTHVAQSPQLTSLDDCPQSDHSSPLSSAQSHPSQSVRSVNSPAVSILETGYTQISPDHSAISVPSLHNMETSPMMDVPSVSDHSQQVVDSGFSDLGSIESTTENYENPSSYDSTMGGSICGAGPSQNSCSYGSIPPSGLAQSSCAVSQQMAAVNPGSCGMIQQNSLSSPPHCNVKSPQGCVVVERPPSNSQHSQHSQRSQHSQHSQHNSHSRHGPHNQHSQHNQHGPHNQLSQHSQHNPHNQHSHHHNHHLQHNQLSQHNQHAQHSLHNQHSQHSQQQPMAQCAIPTNFTTTMQLADIPESGNPNFALYERINHQGEYGSGHYSQSSGLSLAKLQQFTNTFIDHPHSLPFNHSASHPITSYANTPSLSSQHSSLVSLSQTPHRVPNPQVQATMTPPPNLSSPPPMMLQRNMGIPPSQRIQPQMASKSHISARSKSAPLSHHQQQMYARSPQTVAMQAPSRTLAAMPRMNMSVNIMPAPAYNVNSMNMPSLNAMNGYSMSQPMMNSGYHGNHAYMNQSPQYSMQMGMMGTQPYPQQPMQAPPHGNMVYTPAGHHGYMNTGMSKQSLKGPFIRR, encoded by the exons ATGGTAAAACTTGCAAACCCTCTGTACACGGAGTGGATTCTTGAAGCAATACAGAAAATCAAAAGGCAAAAGCAGAGGCCTTCAGAGGAGAGAATTTGTCATGCGGTGGCCACATCGCGTGGACTGGACAAGAAGACCGTCCTTGAGCAGTTGGAATTAAGTGTTCATGATGGCTCTATTCTCAAGGTTACAAATAAGGGGAGCGCCTCCTACAAGGACCCAGGAAATCCTGGGAGAGTTGGATCAATCCCGCCTGCAAACGTGTCTGTGCCATCAAAGGAATCTATATGGAATTCAAGCGATCTGCGCCATATTGATTGGAATAAAATACTTAAGAGGGCCATCGAGGGCCTGGATGATACCCATGGCTCCTCACTAAAGAACATCGAGAGGTATCTGAGGAATCAGGATGACCTCTCAAACATTGTTGATAACCCTGCTTTCCGGCAGAGGTTACGACTGGCGGCCAAGCGGTCGGTTAACAATGGCAGGTTGTTAAAAAATGGCCCGCGGTATAAGCTCAGCCATGGCAGTGCGGAGGGAAGGGGCTCCAGGTGTCCAAGTGCTTCCCCCTTGGTCCTGTCGTCTGTGACACTCCTGCCCCATGAGCGAGACCAG CTCCGGGTCGACCCCATCCCAATATGCAGTTTCTGTCTTGGAACGAAAGAGTCAAATCGGGACAAGCGGCCAGAAGAGCTGCTGTCCTGTGCAGACTGTGGGAGCAGTG GGCATCCATCATGTCTGAAGTTTTCCCCCGAATTAACCTCAAATGTGAAGAGATTACGATGGCAGTGTATTGAATGCAAAACCTGCAGCTCCTGTCGAATACAGGGGAAAAATGCT GATGAGATGCTATTCTGCGATTCATGTGATCGAGGCTTTCACATGGAATGCTGCGACCCGCCGCTTTCAAGAATGCCAAAAG GTACCTGGATCTGCCAAGTCTGCAGGCCGAAGGAGAATGGGAAGAAACTGCTGCACAAGAAAGCCGATCAGATCAAACGTCGATATGCAAAGCCAATCGGAAGGCCGAGAAATAAGCTCAAACAAAGAAT GTCTGTAACCAGTGGTGACGGCTCCATGGTAGCACTTGGAGGAAGGGGGTCACCTG GCCACAACGGGGAGCTGCGTGTGAAGCAGGAGGCCCAAGCCGACTTTGCAGCCATGTCCAGAGACCATGTGACAGAGGAGGATATTGAGACGTTCACTCATGTACAAGAACTCTCTGTGCAG agAACTGGATCTCTGATGAACACAGACTCCATGCGATGCCCTGCCCTCATTGAATTCGGGAAGTATGAGATTCAAACCTGGTACTCGTCGCCTTACCCTCCTGAATATTCAAG atTACAAAAGCTTTATCTGTGCGAGTTCTGTCTGAAGTACATGAGGAGCAAAAACATTCTCCAGAGACACACAAAGAAGTGTGGCTGGTTCCACCCACCAGCCAATGAAATCTACAGAAAGGACGACCTTTCCGTATTTGAG GTTGATGGAAATGTCAGCAAACTATTCTGCCAAAACCTCTGCCTGTTAGCCAAGCTTTTCCTGGATCACAAGACCTTGTATTATGATGTGGAGCCTTTCCTCTTCTACATACTTACAAAGAATGATGAGAAAGGCTGTCATCTTGTGGGCTATTTCTCCAAG GAAAAGCTTTGCCAGCAGAAGTACAATGTCTCCTGCATAATGATCATGCCTCAGTACCAAAGGCAAGGATTTGGAAGGTTCCTTATTGATTTCA GTTACCTTCTCACCAGGCAAGAAGGACAAGCCGGCTCCCCGGAGAAGCCGCTGTCAGATCTGGGTCGCTTATCCTACCTGGCATATTGGAAAAGTGTCATACTGGAGTACCTTTATAAGCACCCAGATAAACACATCAGTGTTAAAGGAATAAGCAGGGCCACTGGGATGTGTCCGCATGACATCGCCGCTACTCTCCAGCAGCTCGGCATGATTGACAGACAGGATGGCAG GATTGTGTTAATCAGAAGAGAGCGATTGATTCAGAGGCACATGGAGAGCCTGAGGGCTAGCCCACGTCGGAATGAGGTGGATCCTGACGCCCTGCGCTGGACaccttccaccactgtcaacGCTGTCCTgtctgaggaggagagggaggcagAGATGGAT GCTGAGCGGCTGAAGGAGCAGGCTAGTTGctgggagaaggaggagagggagggctACATGATGACTCACGGTAGCAGGCAACCTCTCACGAAGGTCCACTGTAAGGTTCCCTTCAGGACCTACGAACGCCGGCCTGCGCTGTCCTGGACCAGGCGCATCCAGCAGTCACAGGAAGTGAGTGATGACGAAGCTGATGACGATGACGATGATGAAGACTCAGATGGCTCACCACCCATCCTAACAAAGGCCCACGCCATGCTTGCAGCCAAGAGAAAG agAACCATTGTGCTCAAGAAGAGAGGGCGTAAAAGAAAGAGAATAAACAGCAGTGTAACAACAGAAACCATCTCTGAGACAACAGAGGTGCTAAACGAGCCGTTCGACAACTCCGAGGATGAGCGTCCTATGCCCCTGCTGGAGCGCACCTGCAGAGTGGGCGAgatggaggaagaagaagaggaggaagacgaggaggaggaggaacaggaggacaAGACACCAATTACACCAATGAAACGCCGGAGAGGTCGCCCAAGGCTGGAGAAAAATGCACAGAAAGACAATCTTGAACACTGGAATGAAG GAGCTGACATTCTCTCAAAGAGACCCAGCAGACCCCGTCCAGTGAAACGGAAGAAAGGCTGGCCAAAAGGAGTGAAACGCGGTCCTCCTAAATGGAGGCTTAAGAACGAAAGAAAGATGGGCTTCAAGCTCAACCTCTACACACCCCCCGAAACTCCGATGGAGGCAGAGCAGCACCATATTCACACTGAAGAAGCGAAAGAGGAACCAGACCAGGATATTGTCAGCGCTGACGAGGGCAGCAAAGCTGGCAGAGGCTCGGCTAGTCCTGATGCAACGCTGGAGAGGCTGCTTTCAGAGCCCCCAAGTCCTGTCGACCATGGCTCCCAAAAGTCGAGCTCTCCTGAAGGATCGCCGGCGGCTTCTCCGGTGTGCTCACCTGCTGCCTCACCTGCCGCCTCACCTGCAGCCATGTCCCCCAGGCCTGAGGACAGAGACGACTCACCAGAACCACCTGAGGACAACCAGCAAGAGGGTGAACACGGGCAGGACTCCCCAGCCAAAGATGTGGAACACAGCAGCGCAGTGGGTGTTGAATCATTGGAGAATGACAATGCAGAGGACGATGAGGAGGACGAGCAGAGAACTCAGATAGAGGATCAGGATgcagatgatgaagatgacagTCATAGCAAGAAAGCAGAACCTGAGAACAGCAAAGCAGAGCCGGAACAGAGTTCGAAAGAAGTGCCCGAATGCACCCCACCTTTTTTAGATCCAAAAGAAGACAATGACTCTGAGTTGAGTCAGCAGGTTTCTACAGTAACGTGCAGTGAAGAGGAACCAGCTACGGCTGCAGAAAGCATCCAGGAGGCAGTGACGGAAACAACAGTAGCAACGCCACAACCTGAAGCAGTAGCAGTCGCTTCAGTAGCAGCTGTAGACTCTGATAATCCTGCAGACTCTGAGTCAGAGGAGGAGAGCACTTCCAGTCCTTGTCCGGATAACCCACCTCCTCAGCCTGCAGAGAGGCCAACGCTCAGTCCCGTGCTGAGGGAGGATCCCCCAGTCTGCACAGAGATTGACTCAGAGACGGCTCAGGCTGTTCAGTCGCTAACGCAGGAGACTGAGAGGGAGAATGTTTTCCAGGACTGTGTGGAGAGCCAGGAGCCCTGCAGGACCCTGCAGACCTACACCCACGTGGCTCAGAGCCCTCAGCTCACCTCGCTGGATGACTGCCCCCAGTCAGACCACAGCAGTCCACTTTCCTCTGCGCAGTCCCATCCCAGCCAGTCGGTACGGTCTGTTAACAGCCCGGCGGTCTCCATCCTTGAGACCGGCTACACTCAGATCAGCCCTGACCACAGTGCCATCTCAGTGCCCTCGCTTCACAACATGGAGACAAGCCCCATGATGGACGTGCCGTCAGTGTCGGATCACTCGCAGCAGGTTGTGGACAGCGGCTTTAGCGATCTGGGCAGTATCGAGAGCACCACCGAGAACTACGAGAATCCCAGCAGCTACGACTCCACCATGGGGGGCAGCATCTGTGGGGCAGGCCCCTCCCAGAACAGCTGCTCCTACGGCAGCATCCCCCCCAGTGGCCTGGCCCAGAGCAGCTGTGCCGTGAGCCAGCAAATGGCCGCCGTGAACCCCGGCAGCTGCGGCATGATTCAGCAGAACAGCCTGAGCTCGCCGCCACACTGCAATGTCAAGTCGCCACAGGGCTGCGTGGTGGTGGAGAGGCCTCCCAGCAACAGCCAGCACAGTCAACACAGCCAGCGCAGCCAACACAGCCAACACAGTCAACACAACTCCCACAGCAGGCATGGCCCACACAATCAGCACAGCCAACACAATCAGCACGGTCCACACAATCAGCTAAGCCAGCACAGTCAACACAATCCCCACAACCAGCATAGTCACCACCACAATCACCACCTGCAGCACAATCAGCTCAGCCAGCACAATCAGCACGCTCAGCATAGCCTTCACAATCAACACAGTCAGCACAGCCAGCAGCAGCCCATGGCGCAGTGTGCCATACCCACCAACTTCACCACCACCATGCAGCTGGCAGACATCCCTGAATCTGGCAACCCAAATTTCGCCCTCTATGAGAGGATCAACCACCAGGGGGAGTACGGCAGCGGGCACTACTCTCAGTCGTCTGGCCTGAGCCTGGCCAAACTGCAGCAGTTCACCAACACGTTCATAGACCACCCTCACTCGCTGCCTTTCAACCACTCGGCCTCACACCCCATCACATCTTATGCAAACACCCCTTCGCTGTCCTCTCAGCACTCCAGCCTGGTCTCCTTGTCCCAGACCCCACATCGAGTCCCCAACCCACAGGTGCAGGCCACCATGACCCCGCCCCCGAATCTCAGCTCCCCGCCGCCCATGATGCTACAGCGCAACATGGGCATCCCACCGTCGCAGCGAATCCAGCCCCAAATGGCCTCCAAGAGTCACATCTCGGCACGCTCCAAGTCTGCCCCGCTGTCGCACCACCAGCAGCAGATGTATGCCCGGTCGCCACAGACTGTGGCCATGCAGGCGCCATCCAGGACGCTGGCCGCCATGCCACGCATGAACATGAGCGTGAACATCATGCCGGCACCGGCCTACAATGTCAACTCCATGAACATGCCCTCCCTCAACGCCATGAACGGCTACAGCATGAGCCAGCCCATGATGAACAGCGGCTATCATGGCAATCATGCCTATATGAACCAGTCACCCCAGTACTCTATGCAGATGGGCATGATGGGAACACAGCCATACCCCCAGCAGCCCATGCAGGCTCCACCACATGGCAACATGGTGTACACTCCAGCTGGCCACCATGGTTACATGAACACAGGCATGTCCAAGCAGTCCCTGAAAGGGCCTTTCATCAGGCGGTAA